One Onychostoma macrolepis isolate SWU-2019 chromosome 10, ASM1243209v1, whole genome shotgun sequence genomic region harbors:
- the actr1b gene encoding actin related protein 1B, with translation MESYDIIANQPVVIDNGSGVIKAGFAGDQIPKYCFPNYVGRPKHVRVMAGALEGDLFIGPKAEEHRGLLSVRYPMEHGIVKDWNDMERIWQYVYSKEQLQTFSEEHPVLLTEAPLNPSKNRERAAEVFFETFNVPALFISMQAVLSLYATGRTTGVVLDAGDGVTHAVPIYEGFAIPHSIMRVDIAGRDVSRYLRLLLRKEGYDFHTSAEFEVVRTIKERACYLSLNPQKDETLETEKAQYTLPDGSTLDIGPARFRAPELLFRPDLIGDESEGIHEVLAFAIQKSDMDLRRTLFSNIVLSGGSTLLKGFGDRLLSEVKKLAPKDVKIKISAPQERLYSTWIGGSILASLDTFKKMWVSKKEYEEDRARAIHRKTF, from the exons ATGGAGTCGTATGATATTATAGCCAACCAGCCGGTTGTGATTGATAAT GGGTCTGGAGTTATTAAGGCTGGCTTTGCTGGAGATCAGATCCCTAAATACTGTTTCCCAAATTA TGTGGGGCGGCCCAAGCATGTTCGGGTGATGGCTGGTGCCCTTGAGGGTGATCTGTTCATTGGACCCAAAGCTGAG GAGCACAGGGGGCTGCTGTCTGTCCGCTATCCTATGGAACACGGTATTGTGAAAGACTGGAATGACATGGAGCGCATCTGGCAGTACGTGTACTCAAAGGAACAGCTGCAGACCTTCTCCGAGGAG CATCCTGTACTGTTGACCGAAGCACCGCTGAACCCCAGTAAAAACCGTGAACGGGCAGCTGAGGTTTTCTTTGAGACCTTCAACGTGCCGGCGCTGTTCATCTCCATGCAGGCGGTGCTCAGTTT ATACGCCACAGGCCGAACCACAGGTGTGGTCCTGGACGCTGGTGATGGTGTGACACACGCTGTCCCCATATACGAGGGATTCGCCATTCCACATTCCATCATGCGTGTGGACATCGCCGGACGTGACGTCTCCCGATACCTCCGCCTCCTCCTGCGCAAGGAAGGCTACGATTTCCACACTTCTGCAGAGTTTGAGGTCGTGCGCACCATCAAGGAG agagcctGCTATCTTTCCCTCAACCCCCAGAAGGATGAAACTCTAGAAACTGAAAAAGCACAATACACACTCCCCGACGGAAGCACTCTAGAT ATCGGCCCAGCACGGTTCAGGGCTCCAGAGCTTCTCTTCAGGCCTGATCTGATTGGAGATGAGAGCGAGGGTATTCATGAGGTGCTGGCTTTCGCCATTCAGAAGTCAGACATGGATCTGCGACGCACGCTCTTCTCTAACATAGTGCTGTCTGGCGGCTCAACGCTCCTCAAAG GTTTTGGAGACCGGTTGTTAAGCGAAGTGAAGAAACTTGCGCCCAAAGACGTTAAAATTAAG ATATCTGCACCACAGGAGAGACTTTATTCAACATGGATAGG gggATCTATCCTGGCTTCACTCGACACCTTTAAGAAGATGTGGGTCTCCAAGAAGGAATACGAGGAAGATCGCGCCCGTGCCATCCACcggaaaacattttaa